In the genome of uncultured Fusobacterium sp., one region contains:
- the gltX gene encoding glutamate--tRNA ligase codes for MEKRVRTRIAPSPTGDPHVGTAYIALFNLAFAKVNNGDFILRIEDTDQNRYTAGSEQMIFDALHWLDLSYAEGPDVGGEYGPYRQSERFEIYGDYARQLVEKGGAYYCFCTQDRLEKLRERQKAMGKAPGYDGHCRSLTKEEIQAKLDAGEPYVIRLKMPYEGETIIKDRLRGDIVFENNKIDDQVLLKADGFPTYHLANVVDDHLMGITHVIRAEEWIASTPKHIQLYKAFGWDAPEFIHMPLLRNADRTKISKRKNPVSLNWYRDEGYLKEGIVNFLGLMGYSFGENKEIFTLQEFVENFNIDKVSLGGPVFDLVKLGWVNNHHMRLKDLDELTKLTVPFFQKQGYVGENVSEKEYEAIKKMVAILRESAQTMKQIAVEAACYYQDEFELPVVTEEMNKKERKSVEKLNASIEDPVGKEAIKLFISKLEKWEKEEFTVDEAKDLLHSVMDEMGEGPAKVFMPLRAVITGQARGADLFNVLYIIGKTRTLNRIKTMVAKYNVL; via the coding sequence ATGGAAAAGAGAGTAAGAACAAGAATAGCGCCATCACCTACTGGAGACCCACACGTAGGAACAGCCTATATTGCACTTTTCAACTTAGCTTTTGCAAAGGTAAATAATGGAGATTTCATATTAAGAATAGAGGATACTGACCAGAACAGATATACAGCAGGATCAGAGCAAATGATTTTTGATGCATTACACTGGCTTGATCTTAGCTATGCAGAAGGTCCAGATGTTGGTGGAGAGTATGGACCATACAGACAATCTGAAAGATTTGAAATCTATGGAGATTATGCAAGACAATTAGTAGAAAAAGGTGGAGCATACTACTGCTTCTGTACTCAAGATAGACTTGAAAAATTAAGAGAAAGACAAAAAGCTATGGGAAAAGCTCCTGGATATGATGGACATTGTAGATCTCTTACTAAAGAAGAAATTCAAGCTAAATTAGATGCTGGAGAACCTTATGTAATCAGATTAAAAATGCCTTATGAAGGGGAAACAATTATAAAAGATAGACTAAGAGGAGACATCGTATTTGAAAACAATAAAATAGATGACCAAGTTCTATTAAAAGCGGATGGATTCCCTACTTATCACCTAGCAAACGTTGTAGATGACCATTTAATGGGAATTACTCATGTAATAAGAGCTGAAGAATGGATAGCTTCAACTCCTAAACATATTCAATTATACAAAGCATTTGGTTGGGATGCACCTGAATTTATTCACATGCCTCTACTTAGAAATGCAGATAGAACAAAAATATCAAAAAGAAAAAATCCTGTATCATTAAACTGGTATAGAGATGAAGGATATCTAAAAGAAGGAATAGTAAACTTCTTAGGATTAATGGGATACTCTTTTGGAGAAAACAAAGAGATATTCACATTACAAGAGTTTGTTGAAAACTTTAACATTGATAAAGTTTCACTTGGAGGACCAGTATTTGACCTTGTAAAACTTGGATGGGTAAACAACCACCATATGAGATTAAAAGATCTTGATGAACTTACAAAATTAACTGTTCCTTTCTTCCAAAAACAAGGATATGTTGGAGAAAATGTAAGTGAAAAAGAATATGAAGCTATTAAGAAAATGGTAGCAATTTTAAGAGAATCAGCACAAACAATGAAACAAATAGCTGTTGAAGCAGCTTGTTACTATCAAGATGAATTTGAACTTCCAGTTGTTACTGAAGAAATGAACAAGAAAGAGAGAAAAAGTGTTGAAAAATTAAATGCTTCTATTGAAGATCCAGTTGGAAAAGAAGCTATAAAACTATTTATCTCTAAACTTGAAAAATGGGAAAAAGAAGAGTTTACAGTAGATGAAGCTAAAGATCTTCTTCACTCAGTAATGGATGAAATGGGAGAAGGGCCAGCAAAAGTATTTATGCCTTTAAGAGCTGTAATTACAGGACAAGCTAGAGGGGCAGATCTATTCAATGTACTTTATATCATAGGAAAAACAAGAACATTAAATAGAATTAAAACTATGGTTGCTAAATATAACGTATTATAG